The proteins below are encoded in one region of Oncorhynchus nerka isolate Pitt River linkage group LG15, Oner_Uvic_2.0, whole genome shotgun sequence:
- the LOC135560364 gene encoding gastrula zinc finger protein XlCGF7.1-like — translation MSSLSYSPPDKEVEVCCSEKEALVKEEEEEKDVTIQKQVNGESVTMKEEEKDVSVKEEEDTFRVKEEEDVTVKEEEEERAEDAVFGVKEEEEMAVTLKEEETGDLIKTREKPDSHSDSGKSPSGEPNPETPKPAKRHHCSHCGKSFTKLRNLKEHERTHTGEKPFQCSQCGNSFSQLGSLKIHKRIHSGEKPYHCSHCGLTFTWLGSLKSHERIHTGEKPYHCSHCGKSFRWLEGLTKHERIHTGEKPYHCSHCGKSFTQLGNLKSHQRIHTQEEKTYHCSQCGKTFSQSEDLKSHERIERLCSDLSF, via the exons atgagttcactaagctactctcctcCTGACAAAGAAGTGGAGGTCTGCTGTTCGGAGAAAGAAGCTctggtgaaagaggaggaggaagagaaagatgttacaatacaaaaacaagtaaaTGGTGAGTCTGTTACcatgaaagaagaagagaaagacgtttcagtgaaagaagaggaagacacgttcagagtgaaagaggaggaggatgttacagtaaaagaagaggaggaagagagagcggaggatgcagtttttggagtgaaagaggaggaggagatggctgTCACActgaaagaggaggagacaggagatctGATTAAGACCc GAGAGAAACCAGACTCTCACTCTGACAGCGGGAAGAGTCCTTCAGGGGAACCAAACCCAGAGACGCCCAAACCAGCCAAACGACATCACTGCTCGCACTGCGGAAAGAGTTTTACTAAGTTACGAAACCTAAAAgagcatgagaggacacacaccggagaaaagcctttccaatgctcccagtgtggaaacaGTTTTAGTCAGTTAGGGAGCCTGAAAATACACAAGAGAATACActctggagagaagccttaccactgctcccattgTGGATTGACTTTTACCTGGTTAGGGAGCCTGAAGTCacacgagagaatacacacaggagaaaagccctaccactgttcccactgtggaaagagttttaggtGGTTAGAAGGCCTGACAaagcatgagagaatacacacaggagaaaagccctaccactgttcccactgtggaaagagttttactcagttggGGAACCTGAAATCACATCAGAGGATacatacacaggaggagaagacataccactgctctcagtgtggaaagacattttcccagtcagaggacCTGAAATCACATGAGAGAATAGAGAGGCTGTGTTCTGACTTAAGTTTTTGA